The following nucleotide sequence is from Myxococcus stipitatus.
TTCCCGTGGACACCGCGTGGCCATTCCCGGCATGCGGCGAGCGGCAGCAGGTCGCCGGCGGGCCTGTCGCAGTGGGTCCGCACCAGGGTGCGCGTGAAGGTGCTCGCGGCGGGATGTCCCGCCATGCCGAGGTAGGCCCCCGTCCAGGCCAGCGTGGTCCCGCGAGGCGTGGCCTCCACGGGGCGTCCCTTCGCGTCGACCCGCGTGGGGAACCCGGTGGGCAGGGAGGTCAGCTCGACGAGTCGCTCGACGAGCCGCTTGCCCATGGCCGTGGAGGCGTCCGCGCCGCGCAGTCGGCCATGCAACAGCAGTCCGGCGGCGGCGGGGGCGCTGTCGCACGGCCAGATGGAGCGACCGAAGGAGGGGAGGAGGCGCTGACGCGACAAGGCCTCCACGAGCTGCGCGGCCAGCGCATCGAACAGGACGGAGTCTTCCGGGTCGGCGAGCCCCGCGTGGTGCATCCCCGCGAGCATCAGCAGCACGTGTCCCCGGTACAGGATGCTGAGTGGGAGCGCGCGGTCCGCCACGCGTGTCGTCCCGTCCGCGAGGAAGGGCGCCCGGGCGCGCCCCAGCGCGTCGGCCAGCAGGGCCTTCAGTCGCCGGCGCGAGTCGGGGAGCGGGCTTCCCTCCAGCGTGGCCTGGACGAAGATGAACGAGAGATAGGCATCACACAGGAGCTGGGCCTCGACGAAGCGCCGCTTCGCGTCGCCCAGGAGCCGGGGCTCGCAGCCCTGCCCGACGATGCGTTGCTCCACGGCCTCCAGGGCCTGGGGCGTGGGCGCGTCCATGAGGTCCTCCCAGGTCGATGGCGGCTCTCCGGCCCTGGCGGAGAGGGAGGTCCAGCACAGCAGCACCAGCAGCGGCGACAGCGACGGGGCGCGCGGGGCGGGGGCCATGACGCCACGTCACCACGTCGCGTCGGCGGTGGCCGGGTCGTCCCGCTCTCCGGTCGCGGGCCCGACGGGAGCGGTCGCCCCCGTCGGGTGGACGGCGCGTCAGGGCGTGGCGCGTCGGACCGCGAGGTCCTCGAAGCGCCCCTGCCGTTCCAGCCGCCACAGGTCCTCGTCGGTGACGAAGTCCTGGCCCAGCAGCTCGCGGGCCCGTTTCACCTTGGCCAGCAGGCGCGGGTCCGTCACCGGCACGCTGTTCTCCTTCGTGGGCCGAGGCGGCGGTCGCATCAGGGAGAAGGTTCCCCGGGCGGGGTGGCCGTCCGTCGTCCTCCCTTCCAGCACGTAGGTGATCATCCCCACGTCCGGCTCCGCCTTCGTGTCCAGCGAGACGCTCACCTCGGCGCCGCGTCCCTCGGGCAGGGTCTCCACGTCGAGCGACGCCTCCGTGGCTTCCTCGGGGAGGGGAGGCGCCTTGGGCTCGGGTCTGCGCGCGCGCAGCGCCGTCACCCGCTCCAGCTTCACCGGCCCCTTCCACCGGTGGAACAGGCGGAAGCGCTGGCGCACCACGCCGGCCTCGTCCTCGGTCGGGAAGCGGGGGGTTCCCACGGCGAGCACGGTGACGACGCCCTTCTTGTCGAAGTTCTCGAACGTCGGGTCGAGGAGTTGGATCGACGAGCGGCCCGTGGCCTTGCGCCCCGAGGCGTCGATGGCCTCCACGCGGACCAGGTGCTGGTGGTACATGGCGGCGGGGCGGTCGGGGAGGGGGCTCAAGGTCCACGTCACCGTGGGGACGGTCGTCGTCACGGGGGGCGCGTCATCGAACGTCCAGATGAACCTCACGGGCGCGAAGGGCTTGCGTCGGGGCTCGTCGCGTCGGGGCACTTCGAGGATGCGCACGAGGAACTCGTAGTCCTCCTCCGAGTTGGGGACGCGGCGCGAATAGACGTCGACGAGCCGCTCGGGTTCGCACTCCTTGACCTTGTAGCGAGGCACGAGCACGGACGCGCTGACGTTGTCCTTGCCGAACACCGTCACCCGGGGCTGCTCGTAGGTGGCCCCCTCCTCCAGCCAGACGCGCAAGGGGACGCGCATGCCGACCCCGGTCCCGATGGTGGAGTGCAGGTAGGCATCATTGCCATCCGGCGAGTGCGCCCGGACCGTGATGAGGTTGTCCTCCCCCGAGCACACCTCGGGTTTCTCCACCGCCACCTCGTCGATGATGGGAGGTGGCGTCGGTTTCGAGGAGGGCGGCTCCGCGCGTGGGCGCGTGGGCGCGGGGGGCGTGGGCGGCGGGAGGTCCCGTGCGAGGGCCTGGGTGGCCGCGGTGGGCGGGAGGGGCTCGGTGGGCGGTGGTGCCGTCCCGGGTGAGCGCAGCCACACCGCGGCGAGCAAAGCGAGGGTGAGGCCCAGGCCGAACGACCAGATCCAGCGTCTGCGCCCCCCGGGCGGGTCCGAACGCATCATGGGTGCCGTCCTCTCGTGTCGGCCGCGGTGTCACTGCCAGCAGCCGTAGACGTTGCCGCCCGAGTTCCACTGGAGTTGATGGGAGTAGTCGTTGGCCCAGAGGGTGGAGGTGACGGGGTGCACGCTCCAGCCGCCGATGCGGTCGGGGCTGATGGACGTGGCGGTGGCGTTCGGGTCGTCGCGCACCGCGCGCCAGATGGTGCTGGTGCTGGTGTCGCAGCGGTTGGCGGACATGCAGTTGGCGACCTGGTTGCCGGCGTTGGTGCAGACATTCCAGAAGATGGGACAGATGACCGACAGCGCGACGTTCTCGAACCAGCCCAGCGAGCTCTTGCACTGCGCGTGGACGCCCGTGTGCAAGGTGTTGGAGGCGTTGGCGATGAGCTCGTGCGGATACGTGTGCGCGGTGACGACGCCCCGGCCCGCGTAGTTGTGCGCGTAGGCCAGGAAGGTGGAGCACACCATGCCGTTGTTGGCGGCGCTCCCGGGGATGGTGTGGACCGACTCCAGGTCCCGATACTGGAAGAGGGAGTAGGACACGCGGGCTCCGTTCCACAGGAGCCGGTCGATGGGCTGGCTCGAGTCGACCCTGGAGGCGTCCGTCACGTACTCGTGGTTGAACCAGATGTTGTCCGCCACCTGCGCCGCGCCGGCCGCGTCACCCAGCTGCCAGGCCGTCCACTCCGGGCCATGGCCATCCACGTCGTAGAGGAAGTGATAGATGCCGCCCTGGTTGATCTGCTCCAGGCCGGGGTAGCCGTTGCGGAGCTGGTCCACCTTGAGCGGTGTCCCACAGACGGTGGGCCACGAGTTCTGGTCCGGGTCCCGCATGGTGGCGTGGGTGACGCCGCCCAGCACGCCGTGCGACAGCATGGAGTGCGTGCGGAACTCGCCAATCGCGTCGATGACGTTGCGGATGGGGCCGTCATCGCTGCGGCTGAACACCACGGCGCCGTTGGGCGCGTTCCATCCGGCGGAGGTGTAGCCACATTCGGAGGCCGTGGCGGGAACGGTGGCCATGAGCGTGAGGGCCACGACACAGGCGACGAGGACTCGATGCATTGCATACCCCTGGACATGCGGCGCCCCACGACCCGATTCGAGAACGAAAGGAGTCCCAGGCGAGGCATGGACGGTGGGGGCCGTGAGAGCGGAATCACCCGTGCCTGGGGGCATCAGGGTAATCACGGGGCCTTGTCATTCCAGTCCGTCCCTGGAGGGCAGGGCGACCTGACGCCGTGGTCCGGCCCCCGGGGGCTGTGCGTGCGTTGGCTGGGGCACGTTGGAGCGGTGTGAGGACGTCCCGGGTGGTTGCCGCGAGCGTGGGGGTCCCCAGACTCGGAGGAGGGAGGTCGTGCATGGAGGTCGGGTCGTCGGTGCATCGCTGGGACGTCACCCCCACGGAGGCGGTGGCGCTCCAGCGGGAGCTGCGGGAGCAGGTGGTGTTGAAGCCTCCGGCGGGGCTGCGCGTCGAGCGCGTCGCCGGAGCGGACGTGTCCACGGAGAAGGGACGCCCCACGGGCTTCGGGGGCATCGTGGTGCTCGACGCGGCCTCGCTGGCCCCGGTGGCCCATGCGGGCTCCGCGGTCGAGCTGTCCTTCCCCTACGTGCCAGGGTTGTTGTCCTTCCGGGAGCTGCCGGTGCTGGCCGTGGCCTGGCAGCGACTGAAGGTGCGCCCGGACGTGCTCGTGTTCGATGGGCATGGCATCGCGCATCCACGCCGGCTGGGCATCGCGAGCCATGGGGGCCTGCTGTTCGGCATTCCCTCCATCGGCTGCGCGAAGTCGCTGCTGGTGGGGACCCACGGGAAGCTGGGGGAGGAGCGGGGCGCCACGTCCCCTCTGGTGCACAAGGGAGAGGTGGTGGGCATGGCGGTGCGCACGCGCCGGGCGGTCCAGCCCGTCTATGTGTCGGCCGGGCACCTGATGGACCTGCCCACCGCGGTGGAGCTGGTGTTGAAGGCGGCGCCTCGGTTCCGTGAGCCGGAGACCACGCGCCGCGCGCATCGGCTCGTCAATGACCTCCGGCGCGCGGGGGGCGAGGCAGCGGAGCTGGAGTGAGGGGAGGCGGGCGGCCAGCGGCGCGGCTCCCCGCGCGGTCCGGTGGTGCTGACCCCGTCGCGCGTGGGCAACCTTGAAGCCCACGGATGCAACCGGGAGGACATGCCATGGCCGAGCATCGCGAGCAGCAGGGAGTGCACAGCCGCCCCGCCGTCTCCCTCGAGGAGCGACGGGCCCGACGCCGCGCCGCGCACGCGAGTCAGACCTTCGCGGCCTTCATCCAGCGGTTGTGCGAGCGCGGAGGCATGTCTCCCGCGGTGGCCCGGCAGGCCGCGGTGTCGGTGCTCTGCGCGGTGGAGCAGCGCATCAACAGCGACGAGACCCGCGACCTCGAGGCCCAGCTCCCGCGCAGGTTGTCGGAGCTGCTCCACCGTTGCGAGCGCCACGAGGACGAGCTCCCCGGCAAGTTCGGTCGGGAGGAGCTCCTGCGGCGCGTGGGGGAGGACCTGTCGCTCCATCCGGATGCGGTGGAGCCCGTGGTGCGCGCGGTCCTCAACTCCGTCCGCGACCACATCAGTGAGGGAGAGGCCGAGGACGTCATGGCCCAGCTCCCCGAGGACCTGCGGGAGCTGTGGCGCCATCCCGTCTGAAGGCGCGCTGGCCAGGAGCTCTCACGCCAACGCCACGGGGCTCGGGCGCATGCCCGAGGCCTCGCGCAGGGGCGCGACCCACCAGGGCTCGGGCGTCACCAGGACGTCGCGCCCGCCCACTCGGGCCACCGTCCCCCCAGGGGCGACGACGGAGAAGCGGGGCGCGCGCCCCAGCGCCAGCGTCAACGCCTCCATGGTCGTCTCGTCCTCGCTGGAGAAGCCGAGCGGCCCCTCGGGGTGGCTGTGGGCCACCTCCGTCAGCTCGGCGCGCAGCCGCCAGATGGCCTCCCATCGCTCCCGCGAGTCCGGGAGGAGGGTGGGGTTGTCGGAGACGTCGCACCACAACACCTCGCCCCGCTGGCCGATGAGCAGGCACACCTCACGCGTCGACATGGTTCCCTCCGTCCCGTGTTTCAGGCGTGCCGTGTCACCACCAGCACGTCCGTCTCGATGGCCTCGCGGATGACCGAGGGGAGACTCTCCAACGTCACCTCGCTGTCCGCGCCCGCGAGGCAGATGCCCGCGTCCACCACCTGGAGCGAGTCGGCGTCGACGATGGAGAGGAAGCGCTCGCCCATGAAGGCATACGTCACCTCCAGCTGATTCCCGACGAGCCGGCGCTGCGCCACCAGCCTCGCGCCCGAACCCGCCAGGGCCCGCTCCGCGCGCACCCAGTCGCTCTCGGGCGCGTGCCCTCCTCCCTGTCGCCTGGGGTTCATGGCCCCCCGGCGGTGCACCTGCTCCAGCAGCCCCGACGCGAGCCGACGGGCGTTCTCGTCCATCATCGCCAGGTGTCGCGCCTGGGCCCGGGCCTCGCGCGCGGCCAGGGTCCGCTGATGGGCCTCGCGCTCCGCGCGCAGGCGCCGCAGGCAGGCCTCGGCCTGGGGGCGGCCCCCCTCGGCGACCGACAACACGCGTCCGCGCGCTTCGGCGGGCGCGAAGCGGATGTCCAGCGCGCGTGACGCGTCGTCCAGCAGCGCATAGCCGAACGCCGCGCGCAGCGACGACGGCACGCTCCGGATGCCGCAGAGGGGGTGTCCCTCCTCGAGCGCCCGGCGCGCCGCGTCCTCCGCCTCGGTCTCGAAGTCGACGCCATCGAACAGCAGCGTTCCGTCATGCCACCGCCGCGCGCAGACGGGCGCCAGCCGTGGCGGCTCCTCCTCCGGCATCAGCTCCAGCGGCTCGGCCACCGCCCCCTCGCGCACCAGCCGCGTGCCCCAGACATGGCCACGCACGCGCGGCAGCGCGTCGAGCCCCTCGGGGCCCGCGGGCTCGCGAGCGGTGGCGTCCCGGCCCTTCACGTCGAAGCGCCACCACCCCGCGGCGACCGGGGTGGTGACACGGAGGCGGCGCGAGGCGGCGTCCACGGTGCCGCCGCCCAGATACGGCAGCACCAGCGACTCCGCCTTCCCGAGGAACTTCCGGTAGTCCACGACCGCCTCCTTCCTGCTCACCGCGACCTCCGCTTCACGCCACCTTCAGCAGGGGCGTGCGCATCACCCGCTCCACCCAGCCGGACTGGCTGGCGCCGGGGGCCGTCGGCGCGTCCAGCAGCGCCTTGAGCACCCGGGGGACCTGGTACGGGTCCTCGAACTGGTCCACGTTCACCTCGCTGAAGGGGACCTTCAGCTGGCCAGCGCACGTGCGGACCGTGTTGCCACGGGCCCCCGCCACGCTCACCAGCAACGCCAGGGCCGCCACGGTGTAGCCGCAGTCACGGAAGGCGCGGGCGAACTGGTCCCCCGCCTCTCCCGCCTCGTCGCCCACCACGATGACCACCAGCTTCGCCCCCTCCGGCACCCGCACCCCATCCCGATGCAGCGCGTGGACGCCCGCCATGTGCGCGGTGCCACCCGAGGCCTTCAGGTTGGCGAGCATGTGCTGCACGGCGGCGCGGTTGGGGGCCTTCGGCCTGAGGACGGTGCCCATCGTGTCGAACGCCGCGATGTGCAGCTTCTCCGCCGGGAACCCCGCGAGGATGCGCGCCAGCGCCTCCTTCGAGTTCTCGATGGCGCCCTCCATGGAGCCCGACTTGTCGATGAGGAACATCACCCGCACGTCGGTCTCCGCCGTCGCCTCCGCCACCGCGTGGCGTGCCGCGTTGTCGCTCGCCTCCTCCAGCTTCTGGCGCAGCTCCTGGCTGCGCACGTTCTTCGAGATGTTCAGCGCCCGCTGGTCGGTGGCCGTCCGCACGGCCTTCTCCCAGCGCGCGCGCACGGACGGCTCCGCCAGGAGCCCCAGCTCCTCCAGGGTCGGCGTCATCAGCCGCAGGTCGCGGTCCGACAACGAGGGCAAGAGGGCCGCCATGATGGCCGGCGTCAGGCCCACGTCCTTCGGCAGCCGGCCCACCACCTCCTTGTAGGAGAGGCGCTCCAGGTCGATCCACTCGCAGATCTCCGCCTCCGACAGCCCGTCGAAGCGCTCGCGCTTGACCAGCGTCAGCCCGTCGAGGCCCACCGTGCGGTGCCCGCCGTCGGACTGCTTCTGCTTCCAGCCGAGCACCTCGAAGAAGGCCTGCGAGCGCGGCTTGTACCCCGCCTTGCGCGCCAGCTTCTTCAGCGTCTCCTTGTAGCCGGCCTTCACCAGGCCCTGGAGCATGGACGGGTTGGCCTCGCGTGCCGCCAGCCACCGCGTCGCCACGCGCTTCCAGCGGCCCATGGGCGCCTTGCGGGACGCCGGGTCACCGAAGCCCGCCTCGCGGTTGAGGCGCGCGATGTCCGGGTGCTCGAGCAGCTCCGCCACCCGCAGCACCGCCTTGGGCGTGAGCATGCGCGTGGACTTGCGCTCGTAGTGCAGCACCATGGCCTCGCCGATGGCGCGCCAGTCGTCGTCGTGGAACGCCACCTGGCCGTCGTCACCCCGCACGGGCTGGCCCGCGTGCTCCTGCACCAGCATGAGCGCGCAGGTGGCCACCTTGAGGTCGCGCCAGTCGGTCTGCGTCAACGCGTAGGACGCGAAGTGCGCCATCAGCTCCGAGTTGAGCCGGTAGATGTCGAGCAGCTGCGTGTAGAGCTTCACCGCCGCGGGCACGAACAGGCCGGGCCGCACCGGGCGTGCGCGGGCCTTGAGCTGCGGCGAGGCGTGCGCGGCGGCGTGCCACATGCCCTCCGCGTCGAGTCCGGGACGGTTGTGCCACAGGTGGGCGGAGCCGCTGAGCACCAGGTCCAGCAGGCGCTCGGCCGGACCGCGCTGTGCCTCGGGCAACTGGGGCGGAGTCTGGGTCGTGGTCATGGTGTCCCCCTTCGGGGCGTGTCGCGGGTCAGGCGCGGCGCGGACCTCTCGCGTCATCGGCGAGAGGAGTGCGCCGCGCGTGGGAACGCGTGGACCCGGCCGGACCTCCCGGAGAGGGAGACGCGGTCAGGTCCACGCGAAGCTGGGAACGAGGGAAAGGGTGCGCCCGAGTGACGAGGCCGTTGTCTCTGGAGTCAAGGTCCAGCGATCTACCCGTTGATCTACGGGGCCTCATGGCCCCGGCGGGATTCGAACCCGCACCTCTTTGCGTGTGGGACCCCGTCGGCCGGGCGCGAAAGCGGAGGACCGGGAGCGGCGGTCAGCGGCGGGTGCTCACGAGTAGACGCACACGTCGCCATGCACCGGGAACAGCGCCACCTCTTTGCCGCCCCGGTAGGTCTTCCGGGCTGGCACCGAGACGAGCTCCCACGAGGGGAGCACCACCGCCGTCAGCGACCGGCCGTACACGCAGCCGGTGTCGATGCCCACCGCGTGCTCGGTGACGAGCGGTCGGTCGAAGACGGTGTGTCCGAAGATGACGCGCTCCGGGCCCTTCCAGTGGTGTGTCCAGAAGGTGAACCCCTCTGGAGCCTTGGAAGGCCAGTAGCTCTTGGTCGCCGGTGGCTGGATGCATTGGGCATGCAGCAGGTGGTACGGGTTCTGCGCTTCCACGGGCAGGCCCGGGAGCATGCCGGCGTGCACCACGATGGCGTCGTGCTCGGGCAGCCGCAGGTAGTGCGGCAGCCGGGCCATCCAGTCGAAGTGCTCCGGCTCCAGCGCGCGGCGCGTCTCCAGGTGGTCGGGGTTCAGCCGTTCGTCCGCCCGCCGCCGCTGCTGCAGGTGGGCCTCCTCGTGGTTGCCCAGGACGGCCTCGTGCCGCATGGCCAGCTCCACGCACTCGCGGCGCCGGGGCCCGCGGTCCACCAGGTCACCCGCGAAGATGACGCGGTCGCTGGAGGTCGCCCCGACCTTGTCGAGCAGCTCCAGGGCCTCGTCGTAGCAGCCGTGGAGATCTCCGATGACGATGGTACGGGGCGACATGACCAGGAGTTCCTTGGAAGAAGGGTGAGCGCCCGAGTGGGCAGGCCGGAAGGCTGAATCCTGAATTCAGTGCCGGACCGCCGGCAACCATCTACCCCGAGGGGTAGGTGGGTGGAGTCGAACCACCGCTTGTGGGGCCTGTCCTGCCGGGCGCTCGAAAGCGATGCGGCCAGGGACCCGGCGAGCCCCGGATTCCTGACAGCGGGTGGCCCGGCGCGGGCCTGGTGCCTCCCCTCGGGACGATTTGTCAGGACACCGGAACCGCCGGCGTCGGGCCCCTGGAGGTGTCCCACCTGCCCGGAAACCCCCGGGGGGAGGGCCCTCCTGCTCCACTCGGAGGCTGCCTGCGGATGCCAACGTGGTACCTTGCCGCGCCACATCCCCGTAATCCCATCATCTCCCGGGGTGGTTCTCCGGGCACAGCCCCCAGGTCCTTCCGGTGTACGAGCAGCTCACGGATGACGAATTGTTCGCGGAGGTGGTCCGCCGCCGCGCCGCCAGCGAGCCCTTCAGCGGGCCGCTCGGGGCGTTGGTGCAGCGGTGGAGCCGACCTGCCCGGTATGTCATCAGCAAGATCCAGGCGAGCTACGGCCGCGGTTCCCCCGCGGACGCGGACGAGCTCTACCAGGACGCGGTGGGGAAGTTCCTCGACCGCGGCCTGGACCAGTTCCGGGGCGTCTCCCAGCAGATGCCCGGCAGGAGCGCGTCTCCCAAGACGTTCTTCCTGCGCATCGTCAAGCACGTGGCCATCGACTTCTACCGGCGCCACCGCGAGGAGCTCGCGCCCGCTCCGTCCGACCCCGATGACGCCATGGAGGAGCAGCCTTCCGAGACGGCCCGCGCCGTGGAGATGGGCCGGCGCCGCGAGGAGCGCGCGGAGGCCCAGGAGCTGTACTGGGCGGCCTTCGCCCGTCTCCAGCAGGAACACCCCAAGGAGGCCTCGGCGTGGGAGCTCTACCACCACGAGGACGTGGAGGATCACGAGGAATGCGCCCGTCGTCTGAACATCAGCGTGGTGAACTCCTACAAGCGAGTCAGCCGCGCCCAGGCCTACTTGAAGCTCTACCTGCTGGATCTCCAGCGCGAGTCACCCGGGGAGGAAGCGTGAGCCTCCTGTCCGGTCCCACCCCGGGGTATTCAGGAGGAATGAAGTCATGAACACCGATGCCATGTCCCGCTATACCGCTCGTCGCCAGCAGCTCGCCGCTGGAGCTTCCTCTCCCGGGGTGGTGCTCGAAGCCGCCGGCGACCTGCTGAGGCGCTCCCGGAAGGTGGGGACCGAAGGTGTGGAGCAAGCCCTCCGGGGCCTCGGTCGACGGGAAGTGGAGACATGGCTCCAGGCG
It contains:
- the nfi gene encoding deoxyribonuclease V (cleaves DNA at apurinic or apyrimidinic sites), translating into MEVGSSVHRWDVTPTEAVALQRELREQVVLKPPAGLRVERVAGADVSTEKGRPTGFGGIVVLDAASLAPVAHAGSAVELSFPYVPGLLSFRELPVLAVAWQRLKVRPDVLVFDGHGIAHPRRLGIASHGGLLFGIPSIGCAKSLLVGTHGKLGEERGATSPLVHKGEVVGMAVRTRRAVQPVYVSAGHLMDLPTAVELVLKAAPRFREPETTRRAHRLVNDLRRAGGEAAELE
- a CDS encoding DUF2267 domain-containing protein, producing the protein MAEHREQQGVHSRPAVSLEERRARRRAAHASQTFAAFIQRLCERGGMSPAVARQAAVSVLCAVEQRINSDETRDLEAQLPRRLSELLHRCERHEDELPGKFGREELLRRVGEDLSLHPDAVEPVVRAVLNSVRDHISEGEAEDVMAQLPEDLRELWRHPV
- a CDS encoding vWA domain-containing protein, translated to MTTTQTPPQLPEAQRGPAERLLDLVLSGSAHLWHNRPGLDAEGMWHAAAHASPQLKARARPVRPGLFVPAAVKLYTQLLDIYRLNSELMAHFASYALTQTDWRDLKVATCALMLVQEHAGQPVRGDDGQVAFHDDDWRAIGEAMVLHYERKSTRMLTPKAVLRVAELLEHPDIARLNREAGFGDPASRKAPMGRWKRVATRWLAAREANPSMLQGLVKAGYKETLKKLARKAGYKPRSQAFFEVLGWKQKQSDGGHRTVGLDGLTLVKRERFDGLSEAEICEWIDLERLSYKEVVGRLPKDVGLTPAIMAALLPSLSDRDLRLMTPTLEELGLLAEPSVRARWEKAVRTATDQRALNISKNVRSQELRQKLEEASDNAARHAVAEATAETDVRVMFLIDKSGSMEGAIENSKEALARILAGFPAEKLHIAAFDTMGTVLRPKAPNRAAVQHMLANLKASGGTAHMAGVHALHRDGVRVPEGAKLVVIVVGDEAGEAGDQFARAFRDCGYTVAALALLVSVAGARGNTVRTCAGQLKVPFSEVNVDQFEDPYQVPRVLKALLDAPTAPGASQSGWVERVMRTPLLKVA
- a CDS encoding metallophosphoesterase, giving the protein MSPRTIVIGDLHGCYDEALELLDKVGATSSDRVIFAGDLVDRGPRRRECVELAMRHEAVLGNHEEAHLQQRRRADERLNPDHLETRRALEPEHFDWMARLPHYLRLPEHDAIVVHAGMLPGLPVEAQNPYHLLHAQCIQPPATKSYWPSKAPEGFTFWTHHWKGPERVIFGHTVFDRPLVTEHAVGIDTGCVYGRSLTAVVLPSWELVSVPARKTYRGGKEVALFPVHGDVCVYS
- a CDS encoding RNA polymerase sigma factor, whose translation is MYEQLTDDELFAEVVRRRAASEPFSGPLGALVQRWSRPARYVISKIQASYGRGSPADADELYQDAVGKFLDRGLDQFRGVSQQMPGRSASPKTFFLRIVKHVAIDFYRRHREELAPAPSDPDDAMEEQPSETARAVEMGRRREERAEAQELYWAAFARLQQEHPKEASAWELYHHEDVEDHEECARRLNISVVNSYKRVSRAQAYLKLYLLDLQRESPGEEA